A genomic region of Zalophus californianus isolate mZalCal1 chromosome 11, mZalCal1.pri.v2, whole genome shotgun sequence contains the following coding sequences:
- the AKIP1 gene encoding A-kinase-interacting protein 1, whose amino-acid sequence MENCLAAAALNGVDRRALQRTARLGQEVLERAKRRAVDWHSRELPKSGVGVTSRERPYRERRPAAGPQRLLLGEREERQPTLSASFRTMAEFMDYTSSQCGRYYSSVLEEGGAVHVSRYHRGKSGLHWCWDSGDGQRKDTSVGLGVISHVSAASQPAENTSKDLYIEVYPGTYSVTVGTNDLTKTQVVAVDSGQSVDLVFPV is encoded by the exons ATGGAGAACTGTCTGGCGGCCGCGGCGCTGAACGGGGTGGACCGACGTGCCCTGCAGCGCACGGCTAGGCTGGGCCAAGAAGTGCTGGAGCGGGCCAAGAGGAGGGCGGTGGACTGGCATTCGCGGGAGCTTCCCAAAAGCGGCGTGGGGGTCACTTCCCGAGAGCGGCCCTACCGAGAAAGACGGCCCGCAGCTGGCCCCCAGCGCCTGCTCCTGGGAGAG AGAGAAGAAAGACAACCAACCCTAAGTGCTTCCTTCAGAACAATGGCAGAATTCATGGACTATACTTCAAGTCAGTGTGGG AGATACTATTCATCTGtgctggaggaaggaggggcgGTCCATGTCTCTCGGTATCACAGAGGGAAGTCGGGGCTGCACTGGTGCTGGGACAGTGGGGACGGCCAG AGAAAAGACACCTCCGTTGGTCTTGGAGTTATCTCTCACGTGTCAGCAGCGTCCCAGCCT GCTGAGAACACCTCTAAGGACCTCTACATAGAAGTATATCCAGGGACCTATTCTGTCACTGTGGGTACAAATGACTTAACCAAGACTCAGGTGGTAGCAGTCGACTCGGGACAAAGTGTGGACTTGGTCTTCCCTGTATGA